GACTTACCTGCAATTCCATCTCATCTTTATCCTGCCGCCGCTGCTGCTGCTGCTGTGGCTGACCGCGCGGCGCCGGGGCCCGCTGGCAGGCGAGTACTGCCCTGACGACCGCTGGACCCGGCTGTGGCTGGGGGTGCTGCTGGCGGTGGCGTTCATCTACACCACGCCCTGGGACAATTATCTGGTGTACACGGGTGGCTGGGAGTATCCGCCGGAGCGGGTGCTGGGCACAGTGGGCTACGTGCCCTACGAGGAATACGCTTTTTTCCTGCTGCAAACCCTGCTGAGCAGTCTTTTTTTGCTGTGGCTGATGCGCCGCCCGGCCGCGCCCTTCGGCGGCCCGGCCCAGGTTTCGCCCCGGCCGCTGCTGAGCCGCTGGGGCATGGCCGCGCTGTGGCTGGGCGGCGCCATGCTGGGCGCGGCGGCGCTGGTCAGCGGCTACCCACCCGCCACCTATTTCGGACTGATTGCCGCCTGGGCGCTGCCGGTGCTGGCCGGGCAGTGGGCCTTTGGCGGCGACCTGATTCTGGGAAAGCCCCGGCTGTTCTGGACCGCGGTGCTGTTGCCCACCTTCTACCTGTGGGCTGCCGACGCTTTTGCGCTGCACAACGGCATCTGGAGCATCTCGGAGGGGCTGTCGCTGGGCCCGAAACTGGGGCCGCTGCCACTGGAAGAAATGCTGTTTTTCCTGGTGACCAACCTTCTCGTGGTGACCGGGCTGATGCTGTTTCTGCACCCGCAGGCCCTGCGGCGGCTGGAAGGCGCGCGGCCGCTGCTCAAACCCTGGCTGGGGCTGCTGGCCGGCTACCTGCTGCTGAAGATTCCGGTGCCGCTGTGGCCGGCCGGGTTTCCGCTGCTGGCGACCCTCAGCACCGGGGCACTGTTCGGCGCGGCGCTGCTGTACGCGGCCGGCCGGGTGGGCTGGGGCCGGGCGCTGGGGCTGGGCGCGCTGTGTTTCGGGGCCGGCTGGGCGGTGGAATACCTGGGCAGTACCACCGGCTTTCCGTTCGGGCAGTACAGCTACGCGGGCGCCCCCGGCCCCACGCTGCTGGGCGTGCCGCTGCTGGTGCCGCTGGGCTGGTTCGCGCTGACGCTGGCCACCACCGCGCTCAGCCGGGGCCGACCCTGGCTGGCCGG
This region of Deinococcus sp. Marseille-Q6407 genomic DNA includes:
- a CDS encoding carotenoid biosynthesis protein, with product MTYLQFHLIFILPPLLLLLWLTARRRGPLAGEYCPDDRWTRLWLGVLLAVAFIYTTPWDNYLVYTGGWEYPPERVLGTVGYVPYEEYAFFLLQTLLSSLFLLWLMRRPAAPFGGPAQVSPRPLLSRWGMAALWLGGAMLGAAALVSGYPPATYFGLIAAWALPVLAGQWAFGGDLILGKPRLFWTAVLLPTFYLWAADAFALHNGIWSISEGLSLGPKLGPLPLEEMLFFLVTNLLVVTGLMLFLHPQALRRLEGARPLLKPWLGLLAGYLLLKIPVPLWPAGFPLLATLSTGALFGAALLYAAGRVGWGRALGLGALCFGAGWAVEYLGSTTGFPFGQYSYAGAPGPTLLGVPLLVPLGWFALTLATTALSRGRPWLAGLLLAAWDVGLEALMTAQGFWTWSDPRPLWAGAPLQNFLGWWAVGTALSLAVTRLAPQLRRPERGPDLSLAYLTELFFLPGGLLLLGQPLAAGVTLLVMLAALLLARALAPAPRLSPDLKRETP